ATATCgttaaaaaaacttatatctacgatatcgtCGTCAGCCGTAACCCATCATGTGTTAGTtggaaaggaaacaaaaacattgcaCTGTCGGACACGGACAGAATATGATTgacttgtaaacaaacatctaactaaaagtataacaaataaatgtttgttttgatgaatgtttcACTTTATTTATTAACAAATTTCACTATTTATTGTACTTTCATGATTGGTCCCCCAAACATGACTAATAGTTCCATAAAttccttttatattttactcGGCAAAAATCGCGATACTATCTTGACGATATCGCGATGCACATTTTCTCTACGATAACAGCTCTATTCAAGATTAtgaaaaagatattttgaaGGCATACTAAATTCATTAACTACATTAAACCATCATCATGACGTAATATTCTGTGACCGGAGGTCAACAAACAGCCAGTTCGTGACCCGTTGACAGAGGTGAACATGGGGACTCTAATGAACCCTTGGAGAGATTAGATTCAAACATAACCACATTTAACAGCTTGGTAActggaaatatatagactaataAAAGACAAGTTGTCCAAATGAAAAATTTTCGGAATGGCCAATCTGCATTAAGTCTTTCAAATCAAAAGTTATGGTATGCATATACATAGTCATAtcacatgtgtatatatgtatatatacatatgtacatcattTGTATTCTGCAGCATTGCATGTATACaaatgttgtgttgttttttttctgattgtacaaaaatgttagtcacattattttttgcatgctCAAGCACGCACAGGCGCTACGCCACTGACAATGATACAGTATAGATaattatgaatgaaatattCACATATGATTTAGACTGGTTTTAGTTAATTTGGTTGGTCTCTTTCGGTTGATTTATTGAGTTTTTAGATGTATATGAAatgatttttcaatttcaattaaacAAGTCATTTATGAAAGcttacattttaaaatgaataaatgggGTCAATCCCATAGCTGCAAAACCTGGTTATTAATTTGTTGTTTCCAGATTTACTACAAGAACGAAAATGTAAAGCAAGTTGACGTGCCAGGAATGAACGAATCCTTTGGTATCCTCGCCACTCACGTACCCTTGATCACAGTCCTACAGCCAGGAGTTATGACGGTTAAGGAAGAAGACGGCTCATCAAAGAAATTCTTTGGTACTTAAATTTTAGATGAACTTTGACCTGTTATGTCCAACAGAGAACAGAAACATAcaaatgtttgtgatttttgGGGATGGGCGCATATCGTCTGTAATATAAAACAGAATTTTATTGTTCATTGCCAAATAAATGATGTCATTATGATGGTATGACATATTCTATTCgctttatttcaatattacatCTTCTTTTATAAATAATGTGAATGGAAAATTTATTTCCTGTTCCTGAAAGGCTTCTCTTATCATGGAAAAATAATCCACTtcagcattgatgtcactattttttattttcatgggggtatgaaagaaattttgtttgcaaactgaaTCCGTGAAGCAGATTCTTACGAaggtttgcaaacaaaagttatttcataccccaatgaaattaaaaatagtgacatcaatgcttattaTTAATTTGGCAGACTACTTGATCagttaaaatacatttacacgtacaattccattgattttacaaatcaatatgcaacgtcAATCattctattgtgacatcacgaTAATGTCAAGTTTTCACGccattctttgattttttttccatagtGGTATGGGAAAAAAAAGAATTGGCCAATCATAAAaccagatttagtatgaaaacaaagaaaaattatttatataatgctTTTGATCTTAAGTCTTCTCGGGTCATATGTTTGACTAGTCTAAATTTTCTGTCGATTTTACAATAGCTATAACAGGTACTATATATAGGTAACATCACCATTGTATTAACACCAGAAACTTTAAGATTATTTTTGACTAGTCCTGTCTTTTTGTCTGAGCTATAAAAATTAGAATACAAATGTATGCTTATCcatttgattgaaattttcCAAAGCATCTTTGTGTGTTCAGGGCTCGACATTAACCATTGCCCGACTGCCCGGGGCAGGTCAGACCTCCTGTCGGGCAGGTCAGTTACGTCTGTGACTTGCCCGACTGGGCAGGTGGATATTTTAGTGCCATTGATACTTGTTTAGGCTGATGTAGAGTTGATATCACAGTCCTTAAGATACATTTACGGGTCATGTAACAAAATTTGAGCTATGAAGCTGTCTACACAGATTTATCGGTATAATTAGTCATGGTCAAACAGATGTTTGTACACCCATGTAGTATACACGATGCGATAATTCAAGCGCTTTGATGACACAGTCATAATGTAATTTGACAGAAAGCATGGCAAAGAGCTTTGAGATTGATAGCAAATGGTAGGCCTAGCTCAAAAGCAATAGTATGGCAATAGTGGAAATCAAAAGTTTATCATTATATGCAAGAATCAAGATTAATTAAACATGACCAGCTTTTGACTGAAAATCAAGAAATTTATAAGTTCTGTTCGCCATGTCGGCTATTCACAACCTAGTCTGCTCAAATCGATCTTTCCCTATCGGTATTTTACAGTTTTTGCTTGTAGAATATTGTTAGCTAAGACACCTGTTCATCTCGTTAATAATCACCGATATTGTGTGGACTAAGAAGAAGATACATCAAAGCAGATTTGAAGTGTCAGTGGAGTTATTAGGTCTGGAAGGTTCCTGATAATTATCACTTGCCCGACTGGTCAGTAGCTAGGAACAATTTATTAGGACAGgacatattttgttatatttactgCAGTGAATTATTAATTCTTCAATATGCTCATAGAAcacaaaaattaagaaaatcaaaaggaatcataaattaatcataaaaatagagaaattgtatcatttttcattaaattttattgGGCAAGTCAAATTTCCAGTCGGGCAGGTAGGTTTTTGTAGTCACCTGCCCGACAGGGCAAGTCCTTAAAAAAGTTAATGTCGAGCCCTTATGTTGTAATCCGCCACTTCTGTAAACACTGTTTCTAAGCGTTGATTCATTTCAGTTATTAACTGTTTTATGTATTGTGAATTCTATATAGTGTAACCATGAAGGTTTATTTTATGTGTGTCTTTATAAAGGGCACACTGCCTTGAAAATTCAACATTCTATTTTGTCTACATGGTTGGAACTACTCCATGCCCCATAATGACTGAAGTAATTGTCCTACAGATAATTAGAAGGATCCTGTATAACCCCCtatgatattacttctttgacccaaGTTTTATGTACCGTTATAATGATTCTGTGTCTGGTGTTTGTTATACAGTGAGCAGTGGATCAGTCACCATTAATAAAGACTCCACTGTACAGATATTGGCAGAGGAGGCCTATCCTTTAGACAGCCTTGATGCTCAGGTGAGAATTGTCCCATTTAGAATATTAAAGCTTATTATGCTACACTATCTTACAGTAAACAGGGGTTGACAATAACAGTATGCTGGACTCAGCTTTCCATTCACATTTTCGTTATTAAAGAATTAATCTGTCTAAGTGCTAAAATAATTTCATCCTGATTAGCAAAAAATGCAAAAGTTTTTGCCGACACAAGCTTCAAACATCGGTGAAATTTTTTATGCATGACTTAATCTAATCCACTATCCCTTACAACAAACTTTTTTTCCAGTCGCGTTACTTTCATAGCAGTCTAAAACAGTTGATAAGTTAATCAGTTACTGTACCATAATACGCACGACAGTTTAATGAAGGATTGGGAGCCTTTGTATGTGTGTACATTTCAATTGATGCATAAAATACATTCTGTAGTGCTTCTTAGtgatttaatgtttttcattatGAAATGCTGTGAATGGAtaatttgctaaatgaaattcttatttgctaaagaaaaaaaatcacttttgaAACTTTTGCTAAGCAAACTGTAAAGTTAGTGTGAGCCGGGGTATGTCAGGTTCTCTTAAACCAGTAGCCGTTCATTCATGAATTATATCCTTCAAACTTGTTTTGCCAAAAAGGTTAAAGTAAACATATTCAAGAAAAGTCACAATGTCAAACCTTTGCTTTAAGAGTTAAGAATTCACTAATATGCAGGATATTtcttattacaaaatatttgtctCAAAAGTTTTCCCCAGATAATTTTAAGTATTTTGTTGATCTTGTGAAGTGCTTGTAATACAAGTTTATGTCCAATATCGGCCACTGCACAAGCAGTCAGCTTCTGAATTTTACAATCTGGCAGCCCTGTGGACtcttgaaaataaaacttttgatGCATTCTGTCAAAATTTCTGTTGGTTGTTATAATTCACTTAAACTCTCGCATATTGAATTAATTATGActaaaatttataatttcaatttgtctttgtttaGGCTATAAGGGACGGTCTAGCTCAGGCCCAGAACAACTTAAAATCTGCATCTACAGACCGAGCCAGAGCTGAAGCCCAAGTGTCTGTCAATTGTTACGAGGCCATGAGTAAGGCAGTGTCAGGCCCCGCCTAAATAGACTTAAGACATTGTGAATGTGTTTTTGAGTGCTGACATAGGAACTACTACAACATCACACTATTTAATGGTAGTAATTTTTATGACTGATAATGTTGAAAGAATGTGTTttgacatttcaaaataaactaAATTCTGTACAGTATATTTTCTTTCTCTAGTGTTTTGTATAACCAAATGAGTCAGTTTCAGTTATGGAACTGTAACCAATAGTAGCAGGAAAATAGGATACATTGTACGTTTATACCAATTAGATAACGAAAGTAAGAAGCTTGCATTTGTATGCCTAGCAGTGTTATGTACCAAAACGTAGGTCACCGAGACATTGTACACTTGTACCTAACCTCATCAAAGGAAAAGCTTGTCCAGGCACACTCTTTCAGTTTTTGTTGCTGTTACTTTAGCTTTGGCCATGTATTTTTATGAGAATGTGGTAAGTAGAGTAACAAAGTTGGTCATGATCactgacctatattttgacctttgTACCTTTTATTTAATTGGAAGTGCATTTTCTGTCTTTATTCTTATCACACTCTGTTTATCATTTACACAGAGACATTCTTTAGGTCAAGGTTccaaaataagtatttttcaaTCAACAGATAGTGCAATATGTGATAAGTGGTAGACATATCAAtagtttggggggggggggtgtcctTTTATTCAATGCATTTTTGTATGTCATTATTGGACTCCATTCTCGATGTCAATTCTGAAACTGAATTTCAGTTTTAGCCTAATTACCAAAACATACTCCTGGCAATTTTGGCCACTTTACAAATACACTAATTTTCTTCCAAAGTTGAGATAAAAAGGCAACTGACTTTCAAAATGTATcaagaaaaagttcaaaatcaACTTCAATTTCATCTGTAACAGTGCATCAGttatataacaagaggcccatgggccttaacagtcacctgatatttgatacaaattagttatgtaatttactagccaactgatgcgttttgttcacgaaataggaacatacatctaataggtctacatacaaagtttcagtaagcttggtgcatatttatTCACATTactgtgttcacaaggttcaataattattattaactCCATAAATAAGTTAAGAGTTGAATCAAGCTTattttcaaactcgtccaagttcttttcaatgttagtctacatacaaagtttcattaagcttggtgtatattgattcaataattataactgcaaagggcaataactttgTAAGCAACAATCtaatcaggttgctttttgaacttgtccgagatctttccaattttagtctaaatacaGAGTTTCAATAAGctcggtgcatatttactcaaattatcatgttcacaatatccagtaataattataagtgcaaagggcaataactccataatttactgtcgaatcaagctgattttcaaacttgttaGAGATCTTTCAAATGTTAGtctatatacaaagtttcattatgctcggttcatatttactgaagtaatcgtgttcacaaggtccaatagtaattattagttcaaagggcaataactccgtaaattactgttaaatcatgctgattttcaaactcgtccggAATCCtttcaatgttagtctacacacaatgtttcattaagcttgatatatatttaccaaaGTTATGGctttcacaaggtccaataataattatcagtgcaaagggcaataactccataatttacagtcgaatcaagctgatttccTAACTCGCCCCGAGATTTTTTTCCAatgttacatataaaatattataaagctCGGtgaatatttactcaagttatcgcgttcatgAAGAAATGTTTAAGGGACATTGCACGACACACaaacgacgacggacaaaagactattgCAATAGATTACTGTGAGCTATGGTCAAATGAACTAAAAAGACAAACGACTATTAGttttatgttttctttattCCTTGACTCAATTCTCTGTATTGTGGATTTTCCACAATAGTGTGCCGACGACATGAAAGTCGGTGTTGAACAAACTTAACAGTATAAATAAAATGGTTGGATCCTTCATGATATCACATAAATTCTCTGCTTAATaagtattaacacaaaatagGCTGCAGAAGGAGCACATCAAAAGCAAACATACAAATCCTTACACCAAGACTACACATATACAGGTATACttggtaaaatatatatacactcgGAACGTTAATTACCTGGTATAACTCAGCTCCGTCATAGTGGAACTAATACACACCACAGTCTCATTGACAATAGTGTATTACATTTGACAAAAGAAAACTTTCTTCATTACTGGCCATATATTTTGTCCAACTTGAAATCAGAATTAAACCAACCTTTTCTACAACATTTATTTTCTGGACAACATGCACGCATACATTTATAACATCATGAGTTGAGAAAACATTTGAGTAAAAGAATCATGGCTCTCGCTGAGCTGATGTTTGGCATCGATAATAATATAGTTTACAGAGAAAACCATTGGCTTGGCAACGATAATATATACTCTTCAGAGAAAACCTGCAGCTAGAATAGCTATGATTATGGCACTTTTTACTGGATTGGAACAAgctgaaaaataaatcatccAAGCTAATTACATTCCTAACCTTGTACCATGTAGTTAGATTTTAAAACTTGGCTTCAGAGTTTTCCATCAGCTGTATTCACCAACAGAAGGAACATGATTTAGACAGCCTTGTTTCTGCCAACAGGAAAGTACATGTAACAATTCTTATATggaattggtgtttaatcaatAATATTTGGAAAATCAACTTGTCCTGTATGATTGAATTCCAAGCAGTTATTTCTGACTAGACCACTAGGTGAGTATATCATGTTCGATACTGAAATATCACACTGAACTATCAGAGTTACTCCTATCGCACAGTACTGTAGATTACTCCCACTcctatcacacagtactgtagATTACTCCCACTCCTATCACTCAGTACTGTAGATTACTCCCACTcctatcacacagtactgtagATTACTCCCACTcctatcacacagtactgtagATTACTCCCACTcctatcacacagtactgtagATTACTCCCACTcctatcacacagtactgtagATTACTCCCACTcctatcacacagtactgtagATTACCTCCCACTcctatcacacagtactgtagATTACTCCCACtcatatcacacagtactgtagATTACTCCCGCTcctatcacacagtactgtagATTACTCCCACTCCTATCCACAGTACTGTAGATTACTCCCACTcctatcacacagtactgtagATTACTCCCACTcctatcacacagtactgtagATTACTCCCACTcctatcacacagtactgtagATTACTCCCGCTcctatcacacagtactgtagATTACTCCCGCTcctatcacacagtactgtagATTACTCCCGCTcctatcacacagtactgtagATTACTCCCGCTcctatcacacagtactgtagATTACTCCCACTcctatcacacagtactgtagATTACTCCCACTcctatcacacagtactgtagATTACTCCCACTcctatcacacagtactgtagATTACTCCCACTcctatcacacagtactgtagATTACTCCCACTcctatcacacagtactgtagATAACGCGATTCACACTCTTCTAAGCAGAGATgtcttctcagaagatcttTCAGCTCAGATGGAAGAACTTCCAAAAGCAGAAGAGATACAAATCAAGTGACTGAAAGTTATATTCTAGAAACAGAAGAGGGCAAATAGAGTTAAGCCCGAGTgaagcaaagggaagtaactctattTGATAATATGATATTGTAAAATTGTGACTAGCACTAAATTAACATTACTATGTACAATACACACTATATTCATATAtcttttatatgtataaatgttttaattttctaGCCTATTGGCTAACATCATTAACATACATCTCAATATtctatttttgcatattacagagtaatctgtctgggtaggtattgactgtgacgtcatgtttttatGGGTGTAACGTCGTATTTTTTGAGagaaaactacatgtatatcatttttgCCAACAAAGtgttgacgtcacaatcaataccgaTGCAGAAGGGAGAGAACTCTGTAATAAGTAAAGGTAGAATAGTTATCAATTATCTGTCATAATCAATCACACATTCATACATCGCTAGTATCACTTCTATGTTACAATCAAAGGTAGAATAGTTATCAATTATCTGTCATAATCAATCACACATTCATACATCGCTAGTATCACTTCTATGTTACAATCAAAGGTAGAATAGTTATCAATTATCTGTCATAATCAATCACACATTCATACATCGCTAGTATCACTTCTATGTTACAATCAAAGGTAGAATAGTTATCAATTATCTGTCATAATCAATCACACATTCATACATCGCTAGTATCACTTCTATGTTACAATCAAAGGTAGAATAGTTATCAATTATCTGTCATAATCAATCACACATTCATACATCGCTAGTATCACTTCTATGTTACAATCAAAGGTAGAATAGTTATCAATTATCTGTTATAATCAATCACACATTCATACATCGCTAGTATCATTTCTATGTTACAATCAAAGGTAGAATAGTTATCAATTATCTGTCATAATCAATCACACATTCATACATCGCTAGTATCACTTCTATGTTACAATCAAAGGTAGAAT
This portion of the Argopecten irradians isolate NY chromosome 6, Ai_NY, whole genome shotgun sequence genome encodes:
- the LOC138326030 gene encoding ATP synthase subunit delta, mitochondrial-like, producing MALFRQILRTAGLARQCSRVIASSQSNRGYADVVASTMPFSFASPNAIYYKNENVKQVDVPGMNESFGILATHVPLITVLQPGVMTVKEEDGSSKKFFVSSGSVTINKDSTVQILAEEAYPLDSLDAQAIRDGLAQAQNNLKSASTDRARAEAQVSVNCYEAMSKAVSGPA